The Coffea arabica cultivar ET-39 chromosome 2c, Coffea Arabica ET-39 HiFi, whole genome shotgun sequence genome includes the window aggagaatacgcgggctaatctaaaataaccctggtagtgcgttatttggttagaatagagctcctctaatacgtaaggcaattggggaattaaattctacgaacgtacctaggattatttctcaattagggcagtgattaacgggcgtaccttgatcaccgacacagtaaggaggggttgactgtcatcgcttgtttggtagttataacttatttattgataaataattggaattgcctttacttcaatgatcaattaggtgcaccattgctgaagttattccttggctagatccttaattatcactcatttgattttagtaaattgttatttaatttctagttggctattttatttttattattttacttttagttgaattgtttaaattTTACACCTGATATAAAAAtacccccttgtcactgtgaatttggaaAGGAACAAGTACTCCCAGTCcgtgtggattcgaccctgcttaccactatctatagaaatttacttttagtttgagcaggtttttattattgcacaggctgacaacctgtcaatttttggcgccgttgccggggactggcgttattatttgtttctttttaaattcattttttttgtcctaattttctggttttcttctagtgtatgcctcgatcttctcgtacaggtgatttgatttttgaccctgaGGTAGAGAAGATCGCGCGTAGAACGAGAAAGGAAACCAGACAGCTCAGAGAGGAGCACTCCAGTGCTACATCTCAGAGACCTGAGCCAGGAGTTGACCCAACAGATTCGTTTGGTGACACTTCAAGTGACTCTGACTAGGAGTAAGGAACCATGGCTAATGCAcgaacattaagggagttggtTGCCCCTAATTTAAATCAGCAGCCTTTATGCATTACCTTCCCCACCTTAAATAATAACACTCtatttgaactaaaatctggtcTGATTCAGCTTTTACCCTCTTTTCATGGTTTATCAGGTGAAGAGTCGTATAAGCATCTGCAGGAATTTGATGTCGTGTGCAACAGTATGAAGCCCCCGAGAATCTCagaagagcaaaaaaaaaaatgcgggCATTCCCTTTCTCATTGAAAGACTCTGCAAAGGATTGGTTATACTACCTGCCACCAGATAGCATTACCACGTGGGATCAGTTGCAGAGAAAATTTCTAGAGAAATATTTTCCTGCATCCAGGGCTGCAAgtctaaggaaagaaatttgcGAGATTAAGCAGCACCTAGAGGAGTCACTCTATGAGTACTGGGAGCGATTCAAGAAGTTGTGCCATAAGTGCCCCCAGCACCAGATAAGCGAGCAGTTGCTCATACAGTATTTTTATGAGGGGCTCCTTTTCAGAGACAGGAGCATaattgatgctgcaagtggaggggcacTGGTGAACAAAACCCCTCGAGAAGCAAGGGAGTTAATAGAGGGGATGACAGAGAATTCACAACAATTCGGTACGAGGGAGGATGTCCCAATACGCAAGGTGAATGAGGTAGAGACATCCTCTATCCAGCAGCAGCTAACTGAGTTGACCTCGTTTGTTAGGCAACTGGCTGTAGGAAATGCATCTCAGGCCAAGGCGTGCGGGATTTGCCCTGGTATGGGTCATTCAACAGACATGTGCCCAATgattcaagaaaaaaatgtggAGCAAGTAAACATGGCTGGTTACGCGCCCGCGCCAAGGAATCAATATGACCCATATTCGAACACCTACAATGCTGGTTGGAGGGACCACCCCAACCTCAGTTATGGAAGGAACAGGCAGTCCAATTTCGTACTAAATAAGCAACCAGTGTACCAGCAGCAATACCAACCCCGACCACCTCCGTCCCCAAGCTCTAGTCCATCTTTGGAGGAGATGATGAAACAGATGATGACAACCATTACacaaaatcagcaaaggacggaAGCAACCATTACacaaaatcagcaaaggacgAACTCCGAAATGCAGGCAATAAGAAATCAGATGAGTCAAATGGCCACAAAAATCAACCGTTTGGAGTCCCAAGTAAATGGAAGATTGCCATCCCAACCTGAACTGAACCTAAAGAACGTAAGCGCAATGACTTTAAGGAGCGGGAAGGAAATTCAGGGGCCTGAACCTATGATCCCTAAGGATAAGGATGAGGAAAAGATCGAAAATGAACTTGAGAGGGAGGACAGCAATGGTGCAGATCTAAAGGTACTTCCAGACCCAGTAATTACAGTTAAAACTAATCCCCCTCCATTTCCTTGCAGGTTGGAAAATCGAAGAAGCAGGACAAGGAGAAAGAGATCCTAGAGGTGTTTCGCAAGGTAGAGATCAATATCCCCCTACTAGACGCCATCAAGCAAGTGCCGAAGTATGCAAAATTTCTGAGGGACCTATGTGTCAATCGAAGGAGGCTGAGGGGAGATGAAAGAGTTATTGTTGGGGAGAATGTGTCAGCAGTTCTCCAAAGAAAGCTACCACCAAAGTGTGGGGATCCAGGTAGGTTTACTGTCCCATGCAAGATAGGTAATACTCTGATTAGAAATACCTTGCTGGACTTAGGAGCATCGATCAACGTAATACCAAAATCTATGTATGCTTCTCTGAATCTCTGTCCATTAAAAGAAACCGAGATAATAATTCAATTAGCTGACCGAACAAATGCATACCCTGATGGGTTGGTCGAGGATGTGCTGGTTAAAGTTAATGAATTAATATTCCCGGCTGACTTTTATGTACTTGACATGGATGATGATCATTCCCCTGACCCCTCACCTTTGCTACTAGGTAGACCCTTTTTGAGCACAGCACAGACAAAAATTGACGTTAATAAGGGTACATT containing:
- the LOC113724322 gene encoding uncharacterized protein, coding for MRAFPFSLKDSAKDWLYYLPPDSITTWDQLQRKFLEKYFPASRAASLRKEICEIKQHLEESLYEYWERFKKLCHKCPQHQISEQLLIQYFYEGLLFRDRSIIDAASGGALVNKTPREARELIEGMTENSQQFGTREDVPIRKVNEVETSSIQQQLTELTSFVRQLAVGNASQAKACGICPGMGHSTDMCPMIQEKNVEQVNMAGYAPAPRNQYDPYSNTYNAGWRDHPNLSYGRNRQSNFVLNKQPVYQQQYQPRPPPSPSSSPSLEEMMKQMMTTITQNQQRTEATITQNQQRTNSEMQAIRNQMSQMATKINRLESQVNGRLPSQPELNLKNVSAMTLRSGKEIQGPEPMIPKDKDEEKIENELEREDSNGADLKVGKSKKQDKEKEILEVFRKVEINIPLLDAIKQVPKYAKFLRDLCVNRRRLRGDERVIVGENVSAVLQRKLPPKCGDPGRFTVPCKIGNTLIRNTLLDLGASINVIPKSMYASLNLCPLKETEIIIQLADRTNAYPDGLVEDVLVKVNELIFPADFYVLDMDDDHSPDPSPLLLGRPFLSTAQTKIDVNKGTLSMEFDGELVHFNIFDTMEHPVNSHHVFAIHAINPSVQEFSEFACRDKFKLTENKYKGMKALYEVKRSRKLRKKAALKGYLDPGGGPLIFRKIELHPD